The following proteins are encoded in a genomic region of Micromonospora olivasterospora:
- a CDS encoding ABC transporter permease: protein MTATRTPTTSAPEVGPAGPAGQVERATPRRSGRLPAARKRVLNVVGAVLVVAVLAGLWEGYKALGRAAGDVVPGTRIAFPVATDDLSMPHVWSILGALVEPARRSDPTALGSYLLGETGVTLREAFYGLVAGSSLGLLLAVLFLHVVPLSKGLMPWLVASQTVPLVAIAPMIVIWGGKAGAPPWVAVTGIAAYLAFFPVTINTLRGLKSPPKVQLEFMRSVGAGRWQVLGWLRIPAALPFVFAGLRLAATASVVGAIVGELSAGTGRGIGRAILTFAYYYSNGPEKLYAAVLVAAAAGIVFVQSLALIERLALRHRHTP, encoded by the coding sequence ATGACCGCGACAAGAACCCCCACCACCTCGGCCCCCGAGGTCGGGCCGGCCGGGCCGGCCGGGCAGGTGGAACGAGCGACACCGCGCCGATCCGGGCGCCTGCCCGCCGCGAGGAAACGCGTACTGAACGTCGTCGGGGCCGTACTGGTCGTGGCGGTGCTCGCCGGCCTGTGGGAGGGATACAAGGCGCTGGGACGCGCCGCCGGTGACGTCGTGCCCGGCACCCGGATCGCCTTCCCGGTCGCCACCGACGATCTTTCGATGCCGCACGTCTGGTCGATCCTGGGCGCCCTGGTCGAGCCGGCCCGGCGGAGCGACCCGACGGCGCTGGGCAGCTATCTCCTCGGCGAGACCGGTGTGACGCTCCGCGAGGCGTTCTACGGTCTGGTGGCGGGCTCGTCGCTCGGCCTGCTGCTGGCGGTCCTCTTCCTGCACGTGGTGCCCCTGAGCAAGGGGCTGATGCCCTGGCTGGTGGCGTCGCAGACGGTTCCCCTGGTGGCGATCGCGCCGATGATCGTGATCTGGGGCGGGAAAGCCGGCGCACCACCCTGGGTGGCGGTGACCGGCATCGCCGCCTACCTCGCGTTCTTCCCGGTCACCATCAACACCCTGCGGGGCCTGAAGTCACCGCCGAAGGTCCAGCTGGAGTTCATGCGCAGCGTGGGCGCAGGCCGTTGGCAGGTGCTGGGATGGCTGCGGATCCCGGCGGCGCTGCCCTTCGTGTTCGCCGGGCTTCGGCTGGCGGCCACCGCGAGCGTGGTGGGGGCGATCGTGGGCGAGCTTTCCGCGGGCACCGGCCGGGGCATCGGCCGGGCGATCCTCACCTTCGCCTACTACTACTCGAACGGGCCGGAGAAGTTGTACGCGGCCGTCCTCGTCGCGGCGGCGGCCGGCATCGTGTTCGTGCAGTCCCTGGCGCTCATCGAGCGCCTGGCGCTCAGGCACCGGCACACCCCGTGA
- a CDS encoding rod shape-determining protein MreC, translated as MHDTTELRDGLADLAESVVPTEGYEGKIMRRADRRRGRRRIAAGAAAAACLAVLVTMFRVVGLGSTPQLAAPPPDGPFLGWSPVGDVDAGLVREATSVWDRTNSAGPHTDVRALVATRHPRLRSTVVVLQGYDKQGDARLAFFTGDSGAADALRMRVDRPAPDPVRTQVISLVSPRLSGAAGEVSNDSWGTYAIALAMPGVTAVRVSSTAVDDEMIQDPDGPTSRLVVTRFPIAATAQTTTIAGFIKPKRPFASLKKVFEVPGEDGVDGDARAVPAEMVGRTGQQIIVAFPKDQGVRQGQLAVVAEGLVGRVTAVDTVRGEATVDLVTSTGFAGQVYTNISNVPGSVRGTGGKLVMEGVPADGEVYQTNRVLMPDPSQRSNQVGAVTIGRASADKAAGATTVELTPTADLANLTRLSIMTPSAP; from the coding sequence ATGCATGACACGACCGAGTTGCGTGACGGCCTGGCGGATCTGGCCGAGTCGGTGGTACCGACCGAGGGCTATGAAGGCAAGATCATGCGGCGGGCAGACCGGCGTCGCGGGCGGCGGCGTATCGCCGCCGGAGCCGCGGCCGCAGCATGCTTGGCGGTGCTGGTCACGATGTTTCGGGTTGTCGGACTCGGGTCCACACCGCAACTCGCTGCACCGCCGCCGGACGGCCCGTTTCTGGGCTGGTCCCCGGTGGGAGACGTGGACGCTGGCCTGGTACGTGAGGCCACCAGCGTCTGGGACCGTACCAACTCGGCAGGCCCGCACACTGATGTTCGGGCCCTTGTCGCGACGCGCCATCCACGCCTGCGCTCGACGGTGGTCGTCCTGCAGGGATACGACAAGCAGGGCGACGCGCGGTTGGCGTTCTTCACCGGTGATTCCGGTGCGGCGGACGCCTTGCGGATGCGGGTTGATCGGCCGGCGCCCGACCCGGTGAGGACTCAGGTGATAAGCCTCGTCAGTCCACGGTTGTCCGGAGCCGCCGGCGAGGTTAGTAATGACTCCTGGGGCACCTATGCCATTGCCCTCGCCATGCCGGGCGTGACAGCGGTGCGGGTGTCGAGTACCGCAGTCGATGATGAAATGATTCAAGATCCGGACGGACCCACCAGTCGCCTTGTTGTAACACGATTCCCGATCGCTGCGACCGCGCAGACGACGACGATCGCGGGGTTCATCAAGCCGAAGCGACCGTTCGCCAGCCTCAAGAAGGTATTCGAAGTACCTGGTGAGGACGGTGTGGACGGCGACGCGCGGGCCGTACCCGCTGAAATGGTCGGCAGGACCGGCCAACAGATAATCGTGGCGTTCCCGAAGGATCAGGGAGTCCGGCAGGGGCAACTAGCCGTCGTCGCCGAAGGCTTGGTCGGACGCGTGACGGCAGTCGATACCGTCCGCGGCGAAGCCACTGTCGACCTCGTTACCAGCACCGGATTCGCCGGCCAGGTGTACACGAATATCAGTAATGTTCCGGGTTCCGTGCGCGGCACCGGCGGAAAGCTGGTCATGGAAGGCGTTCCCGCAGACGGCGAGGTTTACCAGACCAACCGTGTCTTGATGCCGGATCCGTCCCAGCGGAGCAATCAGGTTGGCGCTGTCACGATCGGGCGAGCGTCTGCGGACAAGGCGGCAGGCGCGACCACGGTGGAGCTTACGCCAACAGCCGACCTCGCCAACCTGACGAGATTGTCGATCATGACGCCATCCGCCCCCTGA
- a CDS encoding ABC transporter ATP-binding protein, with product MSEAAIISVRGVTKQFTGGNRTVTALEDIDLSISRGEFVSLLGPSGCGKSTLLRILADLTEPTSGTVSLNGKTPAAARTDRDYGMVFQQAGLFEWRTVQRNIELPLQVAGVDKQRRRAKAHEMLDLVRLSDFSRHFPWQLSGGMQQRVAIARALSADPEILFMDEPLGALDEMNRERLQGELLRIWSDTRTTVVFVTHSISEAVFLSSRIVVMSARPGRIAASIDVDLPYPRTAATRTTDAFFAKVTEVRTALHGAPAEQATR from the coding sequence ATGTCTGAGGCCGCGATCATTTCCGTGCGAGGAGTCACCAAGCAGTTCACCGGCGGAAACCGTACGGTGACGGCACTTGAGGACATCGACCTGTCGATCAGCCGGGGCGAGTTCGTGTCCCTGTTGGGCCCGAGCGGCTGCGGCAAGAGCACCCTGCTGCGGATCCTGGCGGACCTGACCGAGCCGACCAGCGGCACGGTGTCGCTGAATGGCAAGACGCCGGCCGCGGCCCGGACGGACCGGGACTACGGAATGGTCTTCCAGCAGGCCGGCCTCTTCGAGTGGCGTACCGTGCAACGCAACATCGAGCTGCCGTTGCAGGTGGCCGGGGTGGACAAGCAGCGCCGGCGGGCCAAGGCCCACGAGATGCTGGATCTGGTCCGGCTCTCCGACTTCTCCCGGCACTTTCCCTGGCAGCTCTCCGGCGGCATGCAGCAGCGGGTGGCGATCGCCCGAGCGCTGTCGGCGGACCCGGAGATCCTGTTCATGGACGAGCCGCTGGGCGCGCTCGACGAGATGAACCGGGAACGGTTGCAGGGCGAGTTGCTGCGGATCTGGTCGGACACCCGGACCACCGTCGTGTTCGTCACGCACAGCATCTCCGAGGCGGTGTTCCTGTCGTCGCGAATCGTCGTGATGTCCGCGCGTCCCGGACGCATCGCCGCCAGCATCGACGTGGACCTGCCGTACCCGCGGACGGCGGCGACCCGGACCACCGACGCGTTCTTCGCCAAGGTCACCGAGGTGCGTACGGCGCTGCACGGCGCCCCGGCCGAGCAGGCGACGCGATGA
- a CDS encoding nitrilase family protein, translated as MVTRFLLAGVQLQPVFGDIPANITRTSYWIREAAGRGARLVVLPEAASAGYVFADRAEAARHAQPVPDGPTVAAWARLAAELEVWIVGGVTERDGNRVFNAAVLLGPTGHVGTFRKAHLWNDEKEIYDRNGDGFPVFDTPLGRIGMGICYDAWFPETFRSAALQGADLVVLPSNWVPVPGQPEAAPAMANLMCMTGAHSNQCYVAGVSRIGVERGQAFVGRSVLVGPDGWPLAGPASPDREELVLAEVDLIGSRAERLRNPFNQPLADRRTDLYVLDGPAGG; from the coding sequence ATGGTGACCAGGTTCCTGCTCGCCGGAGTCCAACTGCAGCCGGTCTTCGGCGACATCCCGGCGAACATCACCAGGACGTCGTACTGGATCCGGGAGGCGGCGGGCCGCGGGGCCCGACTCGTGGTGCTGCCTGAGGCGGCCTCGGCGGGATACGTCTTCGCCGACCGGGCGGAGGCCGCGCGCCATGCCCAGCCGGTGCCGGACGGTCCCACGGTCGCCGCGTGGGCACGGCTCGCCGCCGAGCTGGAGGTGTGGATCGTGGGTGGGGTGACCGAGCGGGACGGGAACCGGGTCTTCAACGCGGCGGTGCTGCTCGGCCCCACCGGTCATGTCGGAACCTTCCGCAAGGCGCACCTGTGGAACGACGAGAAGGAGATCTACGACCGTAACGGGGACGGCTTCCCGGTCTTCGACACGCCGCTGGGGCGGATCGGGATGGGGATCTGTTACGACGCGTGGTTCCCCGAGACGTTCCGCAGCGCGGCGTTGCAGGGCGCCGACCTGGTGGTGTTGCCGTCGAACTGGGTGCCGGTGCCCGGGCAGCCCGAGGCCGCCCCGGCGATGGCGAACCTCATGTGTATGACCGGGGCGCACTCCAACCAGTGCTACGTCGCCGGGGTCAGCCGGATCGGCGTCGAGCGTGGGCAGGCCTTCGTCGGCCGGTCCGTCCTCGTCGGACCCGACGGTTGGCCGCTCGCCGGCCCGGCGAGCCCGGACCGCGAGGAACTCGTGCTGGCGGAGGTGGACCTGATCGGCTCGCGCGCCGAACGGCTGCGCAACCCGTTCAACCAGCCGCTGGCCGACCGGCGGACCGACCTCTACGTGCTGGACGGACCGGCCGGGGGCTGA
- a CDS encoding SigE family RNA polymerase sigma factor, translated as MRDREDKEVTAFVRARYGSLLRTAFLLCGDRGKAEDLVQTTLAKTVVAWPRLRRSEGVDHYVRRILVNTFVTWRRRRSWWEQPLGRLVETQARDEYVGVEQRDLLRRALDGLPARQRAAVVLRFYEDLSEHDTAHVLGCSVGTVKSLSSRGLQTLRKQWVEADAAADQEVRYA; from the coding sequence ATGCGCGATCGCGAGGATAAGGAGGTGACAGCCTTTGTACGGGCGCGTTACGGATCGCTGCTCCGGACCGCCTTCCTGCTGTGCGGCGACCGGGGGAAAGCCGAGGATCTGGTCCAGACGACGTTGGCCAAGACGGTTGTGGCGTGGCCTCGACTGCGACGCTCAGAAGGCGTCGACCACTACGTTCGGCGCATTCTAGTCAACACCTTCGTGACCTGGAGGCGGCGCCGATCCTGGTGGGAACAGCCCTTGGGTCGGCTGGTGGAGACTCAGGCGCGCGACGAGTACGTGGGGGTGGAACAGCGGGACTTGCTCCGCCGGGCGTTGGACGGGCTGCCAGCACGACAGCGTGCCGCCGTCGTACTGCGCTTCTACGAGGACCTTTCCGAGCACGACACCGCGCACGTACTGGGTTGTTCGGTTGGCACGGTCAAAAGTCTCTCGTCAAGGGGTCTGCAGACTCTGCGTAAGCAGTGGGTTGAGGCCGACGCTGCTGCTGATCAAGAGGTGCGTTATGCATGA
- a CDS encoding ABC transporter permease translates to MSTTQLARGTSPGVGARAARFLPVVLTALVILGSWQLVVTVFDVPSFIVPAPADISAAFWAEFGTIMSASVVTVQEVLLGLILGAVAGVAVALGLSRFPGVSGPVLTAAVVINCAPIVALAPIFNNWFGVTNPMSKAGVAAVMVFFPVLVNTTRGLLQVSPLHLEIMQSLAAQPRQVALMLRLPNALPYLFNALKLGSTLAVIGVIVTEYFGGPSNALGVYIAYQAALPRFELAWAGIAVASALGLLLFGATSLLERLLMPWHESLHDGDS, encoded by the coding sequence ATGAGCACGACCCAGCTCGCGCGGGGCACCTCGCCCGGCGTCGGAGCCCGGGCGGCGCGGTTCCTCCCGGTTGTCCTCACCGCGCTGGTGATCCTCGGCTCGTGGCAGTTGGTGGTGACCGTCTTCGACGTCCCGTCGTTCATCGTCCCGGCGCCGGCCGACATCTCGGCGGCGTTCTGGGCCGAGTTCGGCACGATCATGTCGGCGTCGGTGGTCACCGTGCAGGAGGTGCTCCTCGGCCTGATCCTCGGCGCGGTGGCGGGGGTCGCGGTGGCGTTGGGGCTCAGCCGGTTCCCGGGAGTGTCCGGCCCGGTGCTGACCGCGGCCGTCGTCATCAACTGCGCCCCGATCGTGGCCCTCGCGCCGATCTTCAACAACTGGTTCGGGGTCACCAATCCGATGTCCAAGGCCGGCGTGGCCGCGGTGATGGTCTTCTTCCCGGTCCTGGTCAACACCACCCGGGGACTTCTCCAGGTCTCACCCCTGCACCTGGAGATCATGCAATCGCTCGCGGCGCAGCCACGACAGGTGGCGCTCATGCTGCGGTTGCCCAACGCGTTGCCGTACCTGTTCAACGCGCTCAAGCTCGGCAGCACGCTCGCCGTGATCGGCGTGATCGTGACCGAGTACTTCGGTGGACCGAGCAACGCGCTCGGGGTGTACATCGCCTACCAGGCGGCGCTGCCCCGCTTCGAGCTCGCCTGGGCGGGGATCGCCGTGGCCAGCGCGCTGGGCCTGCTGCTGTTCGGTGCCACGTCCCTGTTGGAACGCCTCTTGATGCCCTGGCACGAGTCCCTGCACGACGGCGACTCGTGA
- a CDS encoding aminotransferase class III-fold pyridoxal phosphate-dependent enzyme — MTITDTDTWTSQRLREIDKEYVIHSWSVQGALDPIPVAGGSGSWFWDYDGRRYLDFQSQLVNLNLGHQHPRLVEAIRAQAEQLCYIGPGFAERSRAELAELLAGITPGDLKMSFFTTGGAAANENAVRLARHVTGRQKVIARYRSYHGATAGAMSLTGDPRRWAAEPGMTGVVRMLDPYTYRCPAGHPDPCPVCSGGPHLEEILQYENPETVAAVIVEPVTGTNGLLYPPDGYLRSLREVCDRHGILLIFDEVMAGFGRTGEWFACDHWDVVPDILTTAKGLNSGYVPLGAMTVSARISDWLRDHMFWGGLTYAGHPLACASGVASLRIMQDEGVVDNARTMGERLGAGLAKLAESHPSIGDIRGRGLFYGVELVRDRDTREPLVPFNAKGPAAAPVSRLLKAAMQQGVYLTANFNVLRLTPPLVINAEEIDLALGVLDEVLSLADEHYQG; from the coding sequence ATGACGATCACCGACACCGACACCTGGACCAGCCAGCGGCTCAGGGAAATCGACAAGGAGTACGTGATCCACTCCTGGTCGGTGCAGGGCGCGCTCGACCCCATCCCGGTGGCCGGCGGATCCGGTTCGTGGTTCTGGGACTACGACGGCCGCCGGTACCTCGACTTCCAGTCGCAACTGGTCAACCTGAACCTGGGCCACCAGCACCCCCGACTGGTCGAGGCGATCCGCGCCCAGGCCGAGCAACTCTGCTACATCGGGCCCGGCTTCGCCGAGCGTTCCCGGGCGGAGCTGGCCGAGCTGCTGGCCGGGATCACCCCCGGTGACCTGAAGATGAGCTTCTTCACCACCGGTGGGGCGGCGGCCAACGAGAACGCCGTCCGGCTGGCCCGGCACGTCACCGGCCGGCAGAAGGTCATCGCCCGCTACCGCTCGTACCACGGCGCCACGGCGGGCGCGATGTCGCTGACCGGCGACCCGCGCCGGTGGGCGGCCGAACCGGGGATGACCGGCGTGGTGCGCATGCTCGACCCCTACACCTACCGGTGCCCGGCGGGGCACCCCGACCCGTGCCCGGTCTGCTCCGGCGGCCCGCACCTGGAGGAGATCCTCCAGTACGAGAACCCGGAGACGGTCGCCGCGGTGATCGTCGAGCCGGTCACCGGCACGAACGGTCTGCTCTACCCGCCGGACGGGTACCTGCGGTCGCTGCGGGAGGTCTGCGACAGGCACGGCATCCTGCTCATCTTCGACGAGGTGATGGCGGGCTTCGGCCGTACCGGTGAGTGGTTCGCCTGCGACCACTGGGACGTCGTGCCCGACATCCTCACCACCGCCAAGGGGCTGAACTCCGGCTACGTCCCCCTCGGGGCCATGACGGTCTCCGCCCGGATCTCCGACTGGCTGCGGGATCACATGTTCTGGGGCGGTCTGACCTACGCCGGGCACCCGCTCGCCTGCGCCTCCGGCGTGGCCTCCCTGCGGATCATGCAGGACGAGGGCGTGGTGGACAACGCGCGGACGATGGGGGAGCGGCTCGGGGCCGGCCTGGCGAAGCTGGCCGAGAGCCACCCGAGCATCGGCGACATCCGTGGCCGGGGGCTGTTCTACGGCGTGGAGTTGGTGCGCGACCGCGACACCCGGGAGCCGCTCGTCCCGTTCAACGCCAAGGGCCCGGCGGCGGCCCCGGTCAGCCGGCTGCTCAAGGCCGCGATGCAGCAGGGCGTCTACCTGACCGCCAACTTCAACGTGCTGCGGCTGACCCCGCCACTGGTCATCAACGCCGAGGAGATCGATCTCGCGCTCGGCGTCCTCGACGAGGTCCTGTCCCTCGCCGACGAGCACTACCAGGGCTGA
- a CDS encoding ABC transporter substrate-binding protein, with amino-acid sequence MTLQLWRNPRNGRTATIATALTAVLLAASACGGMSDTPSESAAEAGKNCESTTKVRVVLQWVAQAQFAGYYAAKEKGYYAAECLDVTIQEGGVNIVPQQVLSAGNAEFAVSHVTKTMVTREQGADLVNIGQVFQRGAYLQVAWADSGIKALPDLRGKKVGSWGYGNELVLFAAMKDAGVDPKGDTKIIQQPFDMSLLLRREIDAAQAKTYNEYAQLLETKNPKTGKLYQPSDFSVISLQDAGYTSLEDGIYARGDWLGEQANQDTAVKFLKATYRGWGYCRDDLAGCVDIVLDNGSALGQGHQTWMLNEINKLIWPSSNGVGMMDQAAWDQTIKIAMGGGVLKKVPDKDAFRTDLSQRANDELKADGFDTSGKSYTPQTVTITEGGK; translated from the coding sequence ATGACCCTGCAACTATGGCGGAACCCGCGGAACGGGCGCACCGCCACAATCGCCACCGCCCTCACCGCCGTCCTGCTCGCCGCCTCGGCCTGCGGCGGCATGTCCGACACCCCGAGCGAGTCCGCGGCCGAGGCCGGCAAGAACTGCGAGTCGACCACCAAGGTCCGGGTGGTGCTCCAGTGGGTCGCCCAGGCCCAGTTCGCCGGCTACTACGCGGCCAAGGAGAAGGGTTACTACGCCGCGGAGTGCCTCGACGTCACCATCCAGGAGGGCGGCGTCAACATCGTTCCCCAGCAGGTGCTCTCCGCCGGCAACGCTGAGTTCGCGGTCAGCCACGTCACCAAGACGATGGTGACCCGGGAACAGGGCGCGGATCTGGTGAACATCGGCCAGGTGTTCCAGCGTGGGGCCTACCTCCAGGTCGCCTGGGCCGACTCCGGCATCAAGGCGCTGCCCGACCTGAGGGGCAAGAAGGTCGGGAGCTGGGGTTACGGCAACGAGCTCGTGCTGTTCGCGGCGATGAAGGACGCCGGTGTCGACCCGAAGGGTGACACAAAGATCATCCAGCAACCGTTCGACATGTCGCTGCTGCTCCGGCGGGAGATCGACGCCGCCCAGGCCAAGACCTACAACGAGTACGCCCAGTTGCTGGAGACCAAGAATCCGAAGACCGGCAAGCTCTACCAGCCGTCGGACTTCTCGGTGATCAGTCTCCAGGACGCCGGCTACACCAGCCTCGAGGACGGCATCTACGCCCGTGGTGACTGGCTGGGGGAGCAGGCCAACCAGGACACGGCGGTGAAGTTCCTCAAGGCGACCTACCGTGGCTGGGGCTACTGCCGGGACGACCTGGCCGGCTGCGTCGACATCGTGCTCGACAACGGCAGCGCGCTGGGGCAGGGGCACCAGACCTGGATGCTCAACGAGATCAACAAGCTGATCTGGCCCTCGTCCAACGGCGTGGGAATGATGGACCAGGCGGCCTGGGACCAGACGATCAAGATCGCGATGGGCGGTGGCGTCCTGAAGAAGGTGCCGGACAAGGACGCGTTCCGCACCGATCTGTCACAGCGCGCGAACGACGAACTCAAGGCCGACGGCTTCGACACCAGCGGGAAGTCCTACACGCCGCAGACCGTGACGATCACGGAAGGCGGGAAGTAG
- a CDS encoding NAD-dependent succinate-semialdehyde dehydrogenase translates to MAVPAEALAAALSVVDKTPKGLYVDGEWRAGRDGAVLAVEDPATGATIAEVADASVADGLDALAAAARAQSGWAATPPRERGEVLRRAFDLIIERRDDLARMMTLEMGKAFAESQAEVAYAAEFLRWFGEEAVRIDGGYLTAPAGNSRVVVLRQPVGPCLLVTPWNFPMAMGTRKIGPALAAGCTVVVKPARQTPLSMLALVEILEQAGVPRGVVNVLTTSQSGRVTSALLADDRLRKLSFTGSTPVGRTLLAQSAERVLRTSMELGGNAPFIVFDDADLDLAVEGAVQAKMRNVGEACTAANRFYVQRSVAQRFVEALAERLGGLRVGHGLDPSTDVGPLIDRTAVASVAELVADATQLGAEVVTGGGPIAGQGHFFAPTVLSAVPDGARCVQEEIFGPVAPVVVFDDEDEAVGRANASEYGLAAYVFTENLGRGLRVTERLESGMVGLNQGIISNPAAPFGGVKQSGLGREGGTVGIDEYLNIKYAALRAAW, encoded by the coding sequence ATGGCCGTACCAGCCGAGGCGTTGGCGGCGGCGCTGTCCGTGGTCGACAAGACCCCCAAGGGCCTGTACGTCGACGGCGAGTGGCGCGCGGGCCGGGACGGTGCCGTCCTGGCCGTGGAGGACCCGGCAACGGGAGCGACGATCGCCGAGGTGGCGGACGCCTCGGTCGCCGACGGGCTGGACGCCCTGGCCGCCGCCGCCCGTGCCCAGTCCGGCTGGGCCGCCACCCCACCCCGGGAACGCGGGGAGGTGCTGCGCCGGGCGTTCGACCTGATCATCGAGCGCCGGGACGACCTGGCCCGGATGATGACCCTGGAGATGGGCAAGGCGTTCGCCGAGTCCCAGGCCGAGGTCGCCTACGCCGCGGAGTTCCTCCGCTGGTTCGGCGAGGAGGCGGTCCGGATCGACGGCGGCTACCTGACGGCACCGGCCGGGAACTCGCGGGTCGTCGTCCTGCGGCAGCCGGTCGGACCGTGTCTGCTGGTGACCCCGTGGAACTTCCCGATGGCGATGGGCACCCGCAAGATCGGTCCCGCCCTGGCGGCCGGCTGCACGGTCGTGGTCAAGCCGGCCAGGCAGACCCCGCTGTCGATGCTGGCGCTGGTCGAGATCCTGGAGCAGGCCGGTGTGCCGCGTGGCGTGGTCAACGTGCTCACCACCTCGCAGTCCGGCCGGGTCACGTCGGCACTGCTCGCCGACGACCGGTTGCGCAAGCTGTCGTTCACCGGCTCGACCCCGGTCGGCCGGACGCTGCTCGCCCAGTCCGCCGAGCGGGTGCTGCGCACGTCGATGGAGCTGGGCGGGAACGCGCCGTTCATCGTGTTCGACGACGCCGACCTCGACCTGGCGGTCGAGGGGGCCGTGCAGGCGAAGATGCGCAACGTCGGTGAGGCGTGCACCGCCGCGAACCGGTTCTACGTGCAGCGTTCGGTCGCGCAGCGCTTCGTCGAGGCGCTGGCCGAGCGGCTGGGTGGGCTGCGCGTCGGGCACGGGCTGGACCCGTCGACCGACGTGGGGCCGCTCATCGACCGGACCGCGGTGGCGTCGGTCGCCGAGTTGGTCGCCGATGCGACGCAGCTGGGGGCGGAGGTCGTCACCGGCGGCGGGCCGATCGCCGGGCAGGGTCACTTCTTCGCGCCGACCGTCCTGTCCGCGGTGCCGGACGGCGCCCGGTGCGTCCAGGAGGAGATCTTCGGCCCGGTCGCCCCGGTCGTGGTCTTCGACGACGAGGACGAGGCGGTCGGCCGGGCCAACGCCTCGGAGTACGGCCTCGCCGCCTATGTCTTCACCGAGAACCTCGGCCGTGGCCTGCGGGTGACCGAGCGGCTGGAGAGCGGGATGGTGGGGCTCAACCAGGGCATCATCTCCAACCCGGCCGCGCCGTTCGGCGGTGTCAAGCAGTCCGGCCTCGGCCGCGAGGGCGGGACGGTCGGCATCGACGAGTACCTGAACATCAAGTACGCGGCGCTGCGGGCGGCATGGTGA
- a CDS encoding IclR family transcriptional regulator domain-containing protein: MGSLEAVRNQGFAFAYDELEVGAASVAAPVRLRGNTPYAVWIGGPTYRITRDRIDTMAESVIKAARQLTDLLSNADIDIPSAFARR; this comes from the coding sequence ATGGGCTCACTGGAGGCGGTGCGGAACCAGGGGTTCGCATTCGCGTACGACGAGCTGGAGGTCGGTGCGGCGTCGGTGGCCGCACCGGTGCGCCTGCGTGGAAACACGCCCTACGCGGTCTGGATCGGCGGGCCCACCTACCGGATCACCCGAGACCGCATCGACACCATGGCGGAGTCGGTGATCAAGGCCGCACGGCAGCTCACCGACCTGCTCAGTAACGCTGACATCGATATTCCGAGTGCCTTCGCCAGACGCTAG
- a CDS encoding amino acid synthesis family protein — MSIRVRKLIRHLEETRLENGRTVQPVHRVAFAGVVIENPYPSEYVQDLVTLADEIGEEVGNLVGPACVELLGEEVEAFGKAALVGIDGEVEHGSALIHNLRFGNAFRNPAGGTELLPAAEKVGLPGSPIDIPLKHKLDAKTRSHHQTVTLQVADVPRPREIFVVCAASNAGRPLARLAAFGAELKNN; from the coding sequence GTGAGCATCCGGGTTCGCAAGCTGATCCGTCACCTCGAAGAGACGCGGCTGGAGAACGGCAGGACGGTGCAGCCGGTGCACCGGGTCGCCTTCGCCGGCGTGGTCATCGAGAATCCCTACCCCAGCGAATACGTCCAGGACCTGGTCACCCTGGCCGACGAGATCGGCGAGGAAGTCGGCAACCTGGTCGGCCCCGCCTGCGTGGAACTGCTCGGCGAGGAGGTCGAGGCGTTCGGCAAGGCGGCGCTCGTCGGGATCGACGGTGAGGTCGAGCACGGCTCGGCGCTGATCCACAACCTCCGCTTCGGCAACGCCTTCCGCAACCCGGCCGGCGGCACCGAACTGCTGCCCGCCGCCGAGAAGGTCGGCCTGCCCGGCAGCCCCATCGACATCCCGCTCAAGCACAAGCTGGACGCCAAGACCCGCTCGCACCACCAGACGGTGACCCTCCAGGTGGCCGACGTGCCCCGACCCCGGGAGATCTTCGTGGTCTGCGCCGCGTCGAACGCCGGACGCCCGCTGGCCCGGCTCGCCGCCTTCGGCGCCGAGCTGAAGAACAACTGA
- a CDS encoding SAM-dependent methyltransferase — translation MAAEKFAVEPIARIVGGRIEPTDDYWGGSRAIIRIDEGRFTPAATKGLEKFSHLEIIFRFHLTDPTDLNLGARRPRDNPDWPEVGIFGHRNMRRNNWLGVSRCRLVKVDGLDLHVEELDAADGTPVLDIKPWFSEFGPRGEVKQPTWTTQMLGLYFADPAEAQAKQGTR, via the coding sequence ATGGCAGCCGAGAAGTTCGCCGTAGAACCCATTGCGCGTATCGTGGGCGGAAGAATCGAGCCGACGGATGACTATTGGGGCGGAAGCCGGGCCATTATTCGGATTGATGAAGGCCGGTTCACCCCAGCAGCCACCAAGGGCCTTGAGAAATTCTCTCACCTTGAGATCATCTTCCGATTCCACCTCACCGACCCGACTGATCTGAACCTGGGCGCACGCCGGCCAAGAGACAACCCGGATTGGCCTGAGGTCGGCATCTTCGGCCACCGCAACATGCGCCGCAACAACTGGTTGGGCGTATCTCGATGCCGCCTGGTCAAGGTTGATGGCCTTGACCTTCACGTCGAGGAGCTAGACGCCGCGGACGGCACTCCCGTCCTCGACATCAAGCCCTGGTTCTCAGAGTTCGGGCCGCGCGGCGAGGTCAAGCAACCGACCTGGACAACTCAGATGCTCGGACTGTACTTCGCAGACCCCGCAGAGGCCCAGGCGAAGCAGGGGACAAGGTGA